The nucleotide sequence AAAACCATGGCTAGCACTAGCTCTTCACATTTAGGTGAAGGCTTCTTCTCATGTATGCCATATTAATTAGCTGGATGACCTTCTATGAAGGATGGAAATATTCGGTTGGTCCATGCAAAGGGGAAACAATCGGTTAGTTGGTGGATTTTCAGCCTATAATGGAGTGCATGGCTCAGGGTGAATAGAGATGGACCTGAGGGGCGAACATCACATGATAGCACCCCAAAGGAGACGAATGTGAAGAGAGAACAGAGGATGTTGCATTCGATCTTTTCTTAAGGTTTGAGTTTTTCTTCAGGGATTTGTGAGTTGTGACCCAGCAAATAAGAGAAATTTGAGTAAGTAAATGGTGGAGCGAATGCAATATAAAAACACTTCAACTGAAATCTGAAACAATCTAAGTCTACCTTACCCCATTCTTGTATCATGTTAGATGTTCTTTGAACTACTTCATGCACACTCTGCTGCTGCATGTGTTACTGCACATATATAATTTCATCTGAACAATTTCGACACACTTCATCCTACAAAATTCTgatctagtgtagtgtcaaaaacgttcttatattatgggacggagggagtagtttattaaTTTCAGTCCATTGATATTTATTTGCATCAATGTTATATCCCTATCTTTTGTAGCATTGGATCAAGATTCATGTCATCGCCGCTGGTTCAACCTATTCATGGCTTCCATCATAGGGAAAAGGAAGGACACCATTTTGTGACGCTGCCAACTAACTTTAGTCGGGGAGTACCTACATTTTTTAGCTGGGGTGTACCTACATAGCAACTCATTTACAACCCGCTCGTGTATGAGATAGGGTCAACATAATCCTCTGTTTCACCGAGCGTTGTTTTATCGAGAAGTATGGATGAATTAAAAAACAAGATAGTGTTATAGGTTCAAACATGTCAATTTTGATCACAATTAACTGGAAACTTTCCTTTTTATAGATAATTGAAATTCACAGAATACAGACAACACCATTCATTTGCTCAACTAGCACACCATGTCTAAACAAGAACATGTCAAAACGGGCAGCTTCAAAGAACCCAGAGAGAACGACATTCTGCACCTCAAGCACAAATTAAGCTGCACACTGCAATTTCATCATCTTGATCCGATGAAGAAGCCGTAGCCAGTGTCCATGATCTTAATTAATTTGCGTGTCCATCAAGTTTGCCACACTTCACGCTCAAAAGTAAAAACATCTGTCACACACAAAACGTAACACTTTTGTAGCTCTTACGAGGCACATGCAGTACAACTAACCCAAAAGTAATCTCCCGAGCAATTCCTCCCAAAAAGAGTCCAGTATAGCTCCTCCAAATTTAGTCCTCTCAATGCTACTGCCCACCAAGCGATACATGAAGAAGGCCGACCAGTCGATCTCAAACGGGATAGCTCCGACAACAACACCACGAAACCAGCTTTGAATCATCTCCATTGCCCCTGTTTGGGGATCAATAATGTGCACACAGCCTTGGTTGTCATTGAGGAGCAATGCGCCGCCCATCTCACCCATGCAGATGCATTGCGCCAGGATGATCCAACCTTGTTGGGGTCGGTTTAGCTCAATCGTCTAAGTGTGGAGCCAGTCTGCGTGTAGGGAATAAATCTTGTCCAGAAGTGAAATTGAAAAGCCATCAACAGGCCAGGATTAGAACAAGAGCCACttacagagaaaagaaaaaagatgaGAGAACGGCAAAGATACAAGGTGTTGCAACAGCTTACAAGCAAAAAAAAGTTACAGGCAAAAGAAAAGGAATGAGGCATGGCCTGAAACACCAAGGATGAAACGTCTTGAGCAGAAGGCAGCACCAGCGGGGAGATGAAAGACATGGAAGTAGTCGCCACCGTCAGAAGAATGCAGCCTCGCTCACTCCATACAATCCAAAACTATGTCAGTGTCACCATGCCATTCCACTTTCTCATTTATACAATGCTACATGGTGTATGACTTAATAGAAACCTTCTCCAGCCGAAAGAAAATGGTGTGCCCCAAGCCGGGGATCAgtcaaaatacatgttgatgcagCTGTGGGAAGACATAGAGACAGGGGTCCAATAGGGCGATCTATGAAGATGAAACTGATGCATATCTTGGAGCTTGGCGGTATGTATAGCTGATATGATTGATCCGGAAATCCTGGAATCGACGATGTGCAGTGAAGCTCTATCTTTGGCTGCAGATATTTGTTGCCAGCGGCTTGTTATATCTACTGGTTGTGCAGCTCCAGTTAAGCATATCCAAGGTGTCCATCTGGGAAAATCAGGAGTAATCATCAAGGGAATTCAGAAGATGGAGGATTTTACCTCAGTGCATATCATCCATGAGAAGCTATATTGTAATGTTGAAGGTCATAATTTGTCTGAAGCAGCAGCTATTATAGATTTTGGAACGCACATATGGCTATCTAGTAGGCCCGTCGAACATTTTGATTGAATAAAATGCTTTCCAACCCTAAGAAAGAAGGTATACAAGCCAACCTGAGTGAACAATACTGAACCGGTCCAAATAGAAAAAATGGGTGGCACGCTACCTGGGCACTGACATGTGGGTTCAAGTTGTCTAAAACAATTTAGGCTGATCATTACCAGATCCTAAGGAGTGGTTAAACAAGATATCCTGCAACCAATGACATCTAAAAATCTTCTGAATAAAATATGCCAGTTTCTCCAATTGAAGCATTTCCTGGAAAAGAACCTAATTAATCAGAGAGAACTGCTGTGAAACTTTGCTCAGTTGGCAAGCAAGATTAGGGCTCCACGACGGGAAAACAGAGAGCAAGGTGCAGGTGAATGTCAGACAGGATCATAACATAATTCATCTTCACTCCAATATTAACTTGATGTCCCCTTGTATATTCATGCTCACTTCCTCTTATTTATTTGCATGTTGTGCTGGCCGCGTAATTCACCGGCATGTGTATTGATCCCACCAACACAATCAGACCCACAGGACCATAATTCAGGAGGTATCGAATATGATGATTGCATACATAAATTCCACAAAAATATCTAATTTTAGGTTTAAAGAAATGCTTGCTCAATGCATACATGTGTTCTGGTCATCTGCCACAAGTTTTACCTTAATCTCTAATTATAGCAAAGAACGTAAAAAGCAAATTAAGCAGCAATCCAGGAGATAATGCAACTTGTGCAAATGAAATGTCAATTACGATCACAATTAGCTGTGAAGTTTTCTTCTTTGATAATGGGGATTCTCATAATAATACAAACGACTACACCAATAAATCCATGGGATAATATTTGTAAAATAGCTCCATTGAGTCCAATGTTGGTTCTCAGCACCTCATTACTATTTGTTCAACAGAACATCAAAGGTTCAGCTAGCAGTAGCACACCAAGTCTAAACAGGCACATGTTAAAACTGAGAATAAAACAGAGGCCATATTCTACACCACTAGACCAAATTATTCTGCGCAGTTGTATCCTATTGATCTGATTTAGCAGGGCAACCCTTGCAACATCTGTCCCTTGCCTTCACGCTGCACCATGATCAATCTCGTAGCCAATGCGCAGGTACACATGACAAATTAACTTGCATCTTCATTAAGTCTGCCACAACCAGATCTTAAGATTCCTGTAGCTCTTCATGATCCCAACTCATAACAATTAACCCAAAGATAATTGCCACAACTATTGGTTTGCAAAAAGTGGAAGCAATTTTCGATATAGCTCCTCTCAGTTTATTCCGCTTGATCCTACCACCCGCCAAGCGAGACATGAAGAAGGTCGGCCAATCCATCTCAAATGGGACAGCCATCGTGACAATGCCGCAAAACCAGTCAGTGACAGTCTCCATCGCCCCAGTTTGGAGATCTACAATGTACATGCAATCTTGATTGTCCTTTACGAGCAGTTTACCGCTCATCTCGCTCACGCACACGCATTGCACCAGGTCGACCGTACTCTGCTTGGGTTGTATTAGCTCAATCATCTTGGTTTGGTGCCAGCAGTCTGCCATGCCATCTACACTCTTGTTGTCACCTTCATGTGTCCACATCTCCAGCCAGCTGCAGTCCCTGTATAAACCAAGCAGCGATAGCCTTCCATCGTTGGTGACATTAAGCAGTGCACTTGAAAACTTGAAGCCGAGCTGGTTCCGTGTGACAGGGAGCTCTGTTATAGACATCCGCGTGGTCTTAGCGCACACGTTGAGTGTGTAGAAGTTTGACGAGTACTTGAAGAGCCAGTGTGCCATGCCTCGGCACACGACGATGTTGATCTGCTGGGGCACCACACGTCCGGCATACTCAACAGGTTCAAACCAGTTTCTAGACGTCCTCCAGCCCAACTCATTGGACGCAAACACATGGAGATTGTACCGTCCGTCGTAACTGATGATTAACACTTTGAAGGACGAGTAGACCGACGGCGACACCCCTCGCCGTTTGGTCGGGCGACAATCCGCACCGGTTAGAAGGGTGCATCCTTCTATTCGGAAAGACCTACTGCACTTCAACGGAGGCAGCCGGCGGCTTGTGCCGGCGATTGGATGGCACACAGCCAGGATCATGATTTTCTCGAACATGCTGATGGCGTCGAGTGGCACGAAGCGCACAACAAGAAGGCCACCGCGCGAGGCAAGCACCACTGGCTGGCTGCCTCGAGGCTGATCAGGGATGGCGAGGAAGCGGTGGGGGGAGCATGGCACCGGGTTGAAGAGCGGCATGGGCGTCGTAGAGCTCCCTTCTGTTGGTTCCTCACGGGGCTGTTGCAAGGCGAAGAAGCCGAGCAGGGAGGACTGGAGGCTCACGCCCTCCGgccagcggcggcggaggaaaGACGGGTCCGCTATGAGGAGGCGCCATCGCCTGCATGTTGCGGTGCAGCGGAATAGGGCTGCGACCTCCGTCACGCGGACCAGGATCTCCACGACGACGTCGTCCGGCAGCGTCTCCATCGATCTTCAGTAGGACCTGCGAGCGATGGACGTGCGATTGTGGGCAACCCCAGGATAATTAGGTCTCGATCTGAGGTACCAAGAACCCGAGTCGATCCCCAGGTTAATCGTGCGCGCTGAAGAAGTGTGGAAGCTGCTACCTTTTTTGGGTTGTTTGGAGGCGCTGGACCGGGAGGAAACAGGAGGACGAGGCCGTGAGGCAGATCCGGCATACGATGGAGGCCCTGCGCCGGTCGATGGGGAGCGAGGCGGCGCTGGAGTGGCTCGACGGTGAGGGGGGCTGCCGGACGTCGAAGGGTTAGCCCTGGAACGACGAGGGGCGACGGTCGATGGGGATGGAAGCGGCGGTAAAGTGGctgggcggcgagggggcggctgGACGTCGACCGGGCAGCGCTTGACGGGAAGCGCCGGTCGATTGGGGACGTTGGCCGCAAACTCGAGTGGCTGGACGACGatggggagggcggcggcgggtgtgggATCAAGCGCCGGAAGTGGGGTGCGGCGGCGCCGGACGGGAGCCGGCGTCCATCGCGGGGATTGGGATGAGGGATTTTGACCCTTTTCCTGACGTTTGACCCATCCGCTTTTGTTTTGAGGGGTCGGGCCCATCCACTAAATTCGAGGCCTCGGGCCCTTCACAAGTATCCTGGGACGTCACTAAGGCCTCATTGGAGGATTTTCGAAAACCATAGGAACAAGGATTTCAGAGTATAAAAATTTTCTATAGATGCATTTGGTTTATAGAAAACCCGTACAGGAAGACTATACATTCACTTAAAACTCATCTTTTTGTGTAGGGACGAAGCAAGGAAAATCCTTCAAATGACAAGCGTCATCTTCAAAATCATGTACTACTCCTTATGCCTAACTTTTGGTTTCCTCTAAACCAAACGAGCCCTAAAAAGTCAGTTTGGGGTAGTGTACTCTTCTTCCGAACGCTTTTTTGGGTCGAGAGATGCACGGAAGCTATGTCTCGTATTGAGCGAGACCGAAGGGTCTCTCGCGTCGAGACCTACAGTAACAGTCGGGCACTTTAGCATCTGCGCGCGAAGGAAGAAAAAGGTAGAGAAAAAGGATTGTGCAAGGACTCGATTGTAGTGTTGCTTGTCAATACGCCATCATCAACTTCATGTCATACTACCTGAGCGCGAACCATTTGAAGAGTTGggtttctttatttttcttctgttttattCGGTTTTCTCCcagtattttcttttttttcttttcttttttctttggttttttagTTTTTCCATTCTTTTCGAAGTTGTTTCTTTGGTTTTATTTTCCATTTTCATTTTTCTATACTTTATTtcgtttcttttttggtttttatttttatgcttttctttgtttcttttatttttcattcTACCTTTTtgtatatatattaggaacatttttctaatacacctTTAACAATATTTCCAATACAAATTTGACATTTTTTTAGggcatggtcaatattttttctataaatattttaaacatTATTCAAGTTCttcattaatatttttcaaatacaagattaaaaaTTTCAAATACAAAATTTCTGGCGCTGTAGCATGAGAATTTCTTACTTGTTATCTATTTTGCGTAGTTACTTTTATTTAATGTTTGTTTGCTTATTTGGTTGATCAAATATTCAAAAGTAATTTAAAAACATCACCTATGCACTTTTTGTTTCAGCTTGTTATATTGTCTACTTCAGCTCACAACACCAAACTATGTGACTTTGGTTTTCTTCGATTACCATTATTTTCTTTGCTGTTTCTTCATACTTTTTTTTGACTGTGTGtttcttcatttttttcattttttttctttggttttccttTCTCGTTTCCTCTTTCCCTCGGTTTCCTCTATTTCTGTCTCGGTTTTTGTCCTTTCTTTGATTTTCTTCTATTATTCTTTCCCTTATTTTCTTATTTTTCAACACATGTTTATATTTTTCATACACACTGTACATGTTTCTTATCATCAGAGCTATTattttatacacatttaatattttcaaATACACAATCTAgattttttgaaatatatgttttgatgtctacatcttgtcatacacattgtacatttttgtatacatctaAAACATTTTTATACATGTCTTTTAAATACTTGTTCTGAAAAAAAAATGATACGAGTTACAcctttttcaaattattgaaacaTGTTTTTATTATGATACAAAACATTTTTTACATTGGATATTTTTTTTGAAAGATGTCACAAACATTTTGTTTGAAACACATGCACACTTTTATAAACGCGAACATTTTTAATGGTATATATAAAACGCATTGCTTTAGAAAACAAGGGACTAAATGTCAGGCTAAAAATTTGCGCAACTAGATGTCAACTTTTGTAACTTGGGTAAACCAAAATATAAATTTTCCCAAAGCATTTCTCACACAcaaagcttgaagactttcgtagCTCTTCCGAGGCACTGCACAACTCATAGCAATTTGGCGCGAAAATAACTAACTCGACAATTCTTCCCAACAAGAAGTCCAACATATGTTTGTGAAAAAGAGTCCAACATAtagcttttttttaaaaaaaaaagggTCCAATATAGCTCCTCCCAATCTTAGGTCGCTCGATGCTACTACTACTACCCGCCAAAGCGTGACATGAAGAAGGCCGTCCAGTCCATCATCTTCAACGGGACAGCCTTGACTACAACACCCTGATGAAAATCAACAAGTGATCATCCGCCTCACCCCAGTTTTGGAGGAAATCAACAATGTGCACCGCTAACTTCACTCGCACACGTACGCATATACGTACGTCTTGCTGTCCGTCCATTGGGCCTTGGCTCGACGAGGAATCCGAGGACGGGCGGTGCACGGCCGCCGGCTAGCGGCGGAGGAGGAACGAAGGGTCGCCCATGATGCGCTGCCATCGCTTGCACGTCACCGCGCAGCGGAAGAGGTC is from Triticum aestivum cultivar Chinese Spring chromosome 1B, IWGSC CS RefSeq v2.1, whole genome shotgun sequence and encodes:
- the LOC123142140 gene encoding uncharacterized protein, whose translation is METLPDDVVVEILVRVTEVAALFRCTATCRRWRLLIADPSFLRRRWPEGVSLQSSLLGFFALQQPREEPTEGSSTTPMPLFNPVPCSPHRFLAIPDQPRGSQPVVLASRGGLLVVRFVPLDAISMFEKIMILAVCHPIAGTSRRLPPLKCSRSFRIEGCTLLTGADCRPTKRRGVSPSVYSSFKVLIISYDGRYNLHVFASNELGWRTSRNWFEPVEYAGRVVPQQINIVVCRGMAHWLFKYSSNFYTLNVCAKTTRMSITELPVTRNQLGFKFSSALLNVTNDGRLSLLGLYRDCSWLEMWTHEGDNKSVDGMADCWHQTKMIELIQPKQSTVDLVQCVCVSEMSGKLLVKDNQDCMYIVDLQTGAMETVTDWFCGIVTMAVPFEMDWPTFFMSRLAGGRIKRNKLRGAISKIASTFCKPIVVAIIFGLIVMSWDHEELQES